A stretch of Carya illinoinensis cultivar Pawnee chromosome 14, C.illinoinensisPawnee_v1, whole genome shotgun sequence DNA encodes these proteins:
- the LOC122294872 gene encoding aldo-keto reductase family 1 member D1-like, protein MDPSPPMTGPSVTIVATIRILHQVQLLITWKMLDISLMMGHFSLGNSSGATHAVNQFECHPYFQRDSLVKFCQKHGICATAHTPLGDVS, encoded by the exons ATGGATCCATCGCCGCCGATGACTGGGCCGTCGGTGACTATAGTGGCTACCATCCG GATCTTGCATCAGGTCCAGCTTTTGATCACTTGGAAAATGCTTGACATAAGTTTGATGATGGGCCATTTTTCCTTAGGCAATTCATCTGGAGCTACTCATGCTG TTAACCAGTTTGAATGTCACCCTTATTTCCAGCGTGATTCTTTAGTCAAATTCTGTCAAAAGCATGGGATTTGTGCTACAGCACACACTCCTCTTGGAG atgtatCGTAG
- the LOC122293364 gene encoding UDP-glycosyltransferase 87A1-like: MDLSSSDRTRICHVVALPIPGRGHINPMMNLCKSLIAKNPDLFITFVVTEEWFGFIGGEPKPENLKFGTIPNVIPTEIGRAKDAPGHYVEVLKKMKAPVEELLDQRLVLPATTMIADTYFTWAVELGKKRNIQVASLWTMSAMMYSVFHHFDLLVQHHHFPIDSLAERGDEHVDYIPGVPSTRIADLPTCLYGKGLTVLDKALEAISWVSKAHCLLLASVYELETQAIESLKQHVAVPIYHIGPTIPYFKLQENLSPQSSFDTAHHFKWLDLQPKASVLYVSQGSIHSVSSAQMDEIAAGLRQSGVRFFWVARAESSQIKEISGNKGLVVPWCDQLRVLCHPSIGGFWSHCGWNSTSEAVFAGLPMLSFPIYWDQVSNTKMVADDWKIGWRVIKKDLDAEKSLVGREEIAGLVHRLMDLESSEGKEMRRKAKELQKICLQAIQRGGSTDSSIDAFACDISSSCQRH, from the exons ATGGACCTCAGTAGCTCCGACCGAACCAGAATTTGTCACGTTGTGGCTCTGCCTATTCCGGGCCGAGGTCATATCAACCCCATGATGAATCTCTGCAAGTCACTGATCGCCAAGAATCCCGACCTTTTTATCACCTTCGTCGTCACCGAAGAGTGGTTCGGCTTCATCGGCGGCGAGCCCAAGCCAGAGAACCTAAAATTCGGCACCATCCCCAACGTCATCCCAACAGAGATTGGCCGTGCAAAAGACGCTCCGGGCCACTACGTAGAGGttctgaagaagatgaaagctcCGGTGGAAGAGCTCCTGGATCAGCGTCTTGTGCTGCCGGCTACCACCATGATAGCAGATACTTACTTTACGTGGGCGGTTGAGCTCGGAAAGAAAAGGAATATCCAGGTGGCCTCACTTTGGACCATGTCGGCGATGATGTACTCGGTGTTCCATCATTTTGATCTCCTTGTTCAGCACCACCATTTTCCGATTGATTCCTTAGCCG AGCGTGGAGATGAGCATGTGGACTATATCCCTGGAGTTCCTTCAACAAGAATAGCAGATCTCCCAACGTGTTTGTACGGGAAAGGCCTTACAGTATTGGATAAAGCCTTAGAAGCCATATCCTGGGTGTCCAAAGCACACTGTCTTCTCTTAGCTTCTGTGTACGAGCTTGAAACTCAAGCCATCGAATCTCTGAAACAACATGTTGCGGTACCAATATATCATATAGGCCCCACCATTCCTTACTTCAAACTCCAAGAAAATCTCTCTCCACAAAGCTCCTTCGACACTGCCCATCACTTCAAATGGCTGGATTTGCAGCCTAAAGCTTCTGTTCTGTACGTCTCACAAGGCAGTATTCACTCGGTTTCAAGCGCCCAGATGGATGAAATTGCAGCAGGGTTGCGCCAGAGTGGGGTGAGATTCTTCTGGGTGGCCCGGGCGGAAAGTTCTCAGATCAAAGAGATCAGTGGCAACAAGGGATTGGTTGTTCCTTGGTGTGACCAATTGAGGGTGTTGTGTCATCCTTCTATTGGAGGTTTTTGGTCCCATTGTGGGTGGAATTCTACTTCAGAGGCTGTATTTGCAGGCTTGCCGATGCTTAGTTTTCCCATATACTGGGACCAAGTCTCAAACACTAAGATGGTGGCGGACGATTGGAAGATTGGGTGGAGGGTGATCAAGAAAGACTTGGATGCAGAAAAAAGCTTGGTGGGAAGAGAAGAAATTGCAGGGCTTGTGCACAGGTTAATGGATTTGGAAAGCAGTgaggggaaagaaatgaggagaAAAGCTAAAGAACTTCAGAAGATTTGTCTGCAAGCAATACAGAGAGGTGGATCCACGGACAGCAGCATTGATGCTTTTGCGTGTGACATCTCAAGTTCGTGTCAAAGGCATTAA
- the LOC122293533 gene encoding zinc finger BED domain-containing protein RICESLEEPER 1-like codes for MGAEDEPDVPPPSVRPPLPLSNKKRSWTWEHFTKVDGNPNEPQLLATIVVNKLDVIQINKAPLAATHLMAHGSRAHCSVAHSLTWGFWISGVNPAGQLTSRRRRTRILTSQFPVLTSHFGILYFLMSSAAGENDDLIDLDLFESKSFQNEESKTKRRKRSNVWTFFEMVPESENNDGKPQAKCKMCGVTYMAASKYGTGNMKRHIDACPRRSSRDIGQMMLSQGSGSISVSTPKFETKQYRELLIAAIVKHELPFRFVEYSGLRSLLQYLRLDVPIISRNTARTDLVKIYNREKRRIKCMLNDSPGRISLTSDLWTSITTDDNASSNDVSVELLRTQLNIKKALLCDGEFFHLRCCAHILNLIVQDGLKDIDFAIQKVRESIKYVKGSQSRKVKFLDSTKQISLDSKKGLRQDVPTRWNSTFLMLESAIFYRRAFSHLELTDSNFKHCPSIFDWEKIEKINSLLGVFYEATCDFSGTKYPTANLYFPAVFLIYFTLKRHSEGEDDYMKTMCYKMLVKFEKYWSEFNVLLAIAVILDPRYKLHFVDFSYTKLYGDCSIEYMNVRSKISSLFMEYSSSSALTCSTTTSDSTYSRAESQCSINKQVFQEFDSFRHDDLAAHMQKSQLDLYLDEPRADRNAKIDILSFWKGNEFRYPDLACMARDILSVSVSTVASKFTFSVGERIIDQFKSALKADIVEALVYTRDWLYGEEQETQEVKLDELTENVMELEKNKDKEDAPPHS; via the exons ATGGGGGCTGAGGATGAGCCGGATGTACCACCTCCATCCGTGAGGCCACCACTACCgctatcaaataaaaaaaggtcgtGGACGTGGGAACATTTTACCAAGGTTGACGGTAATCCAAATGAACCGCAGTTACTTGCAACCATTGTGGTCAACAAGTTGGATGTCATTCAAATAAATAAGGCACCACTT GCTGCTACTCACCTCATGGCTCATGGATCACGGGCTCACTGCTCAGTGGCTCACAGCCTCACATGGGGATTTTGGATTTCCGGCGTTAACCCAGCTGGCCAACTCACCTCACGTCGCCGTCGAACTCG TATTCTCACTTCACAGTTCCCAGTTCTCACTTCTCATTTCGGGATTCTCTATTTTCTG ATGAGTTCGGCAGCAGGTGAAAATGATGATTTGATTGATTTGGACCTGTTTGAGtcaaaaagttttcaaaatgaggAATCTAAAACAAAACGAAGGAAACGGTCAAACGTGTGGACTTTTTTTGAAATGGTTCCTGAGTCTGAGAACAATGATGGCAAGCCACAAGCAAAGTGCAAGATGTGTGGAGTTACTTATATGGCTGCGAGTAAATATGGAACCGGAAATATGAAGCGTCACATCGACGCATGCCCTAGGAGAAGTTCACGAGATATTGGTCAGATGATGTTATCACAAGGTAGTGGATCTATTTCAGTAAGCACTCCTAAATTTGAAACTAAACAATATAGAGAACTTTTGATAGCTGCTATTGTGAAGCATGAACTGCCTTTTCGTTTTGTTGAATACTCAGGGTTGAGATCTTTGTTACAATATTTACGTCTGGATGTTCCAATTATTTCTAGGAATACTGCCAGAACTGATTTAGTTAAGATATATAATCGAGAAAAGAGAAGGATTAAATGCATGTTAAATGATTCTCCTGGTAGAATTAGTCTAACATCTGACTTGTGGACTTCTATAACCACTGATG ACAATGCTTCGTCTAATGATGTTTCAGTGGAGTTGTTAAGAACTCAATTGAACATTAAAAAAGCTCTTCTTTGTGATGGTGAGTTCTTTCATCTTCGTTGTTGCGCTCATATTCTGAATTTGATAGTACAAGATGGATTAAAAGATATTGATTTTGCTATCCAAAAAGTTCGTGAGAGTATCAAGTATGTCAAAGGGTCACAATCAAGGAAGGTAAAATTTTTAGattctacaaaacaaatatcttTGGATAGCAAGAAAGGGTTGAGACAAGATGTTCCCACTAGATGGAATTCTACTTTTCTTATGCTTGAGAGTGCTATTTTCTATCGTCGTGCTTTCAGTCATTTGGAGTTGACTGATTCTAATTTTAAGCATTGTCCATCAATATTTGATTgggaaaaaatagagaagatcAACAGTTTGTTGGGAGTTTTTTATGAAGCCACTTGTGATTTTTCTGGGACCAAATACCCTACAGCCAATCTATACTTTCCAGCagtatttttgatttattttacattaaagcGACACTCTGAAGGTGAAGATGACTACATGAAGACCATGTGTTATAAAATGCTTGttaagtttgagaaatattggtCTGAGTTCAATGTATTATTGGCTATAGCAGTTATTTTGGATCCTCGATACAAGcttcattttgttgatttttcttatacaaaACTTTATGGGGATTGTTCCATTGAGTATATGAATGTTCGAAGCAAAATTTCATCTCTTTTCATGGAATATAGTTCTTCTAGTGCTCTCACATGTTCTACCACGACTTCTGATAGCACTTATAGTAGAGCGGAAAGTCAATGTTCGATTAATAAACAAGTATTTCAG gaatttgattcatttagaCATGATGACCTTGCTGCCCATATGCAAAAAAGTCAATTGGATCTTTACTTGGATGAACCTAGGGCAGACAGAAATGCAAAGATTGacattctttccttttggaaaggaaatgagtttcGTTATCCTGATCTTGCTTGTATGGCTCGTGATATTTTGAGTGTTTCAGTTTCTACAGTAGCATCTAAATTTACTTTTAGTGTTGGTGAGCGTATCATTGATCAATTTAAGAGTGCACTAAAAGCAGATATTGTTGAAGCATTAGTCTACACTAGAGATTGGCTATATGGCGAGGAGCaag AAACACAAGAAGTTAAATTGGACGAGTTAACCGAAAATGTAATGGAATTGGAGAAAAACAAGGACAAGGAGGACGCTCCACCTCATTCTTGA